Proteins encoded together in one Bradyrhizobium sp. CB82 window:
- a CDS encoding NAD(P)/FAD-dependent oxidoreductase encodes MVSPKHVCVIGAGVSGLAAAKAFSTRGHKVTITERSADLGGVWEPARSYPEVQTQSPKDLYRYTDRAMPEAYPEWPTGPQVHAYLNDYAKSFGLNRMLRLNTKVAGMERRVDGKPGWTLALSDQIGATTKENFDFVAVCTGQFNEPRELRCPGEETFKAQGGQILHSSKYNDPSIAKGRRVVVLGGSKSATDIAVNAVKAGAREVTIVFREPVWRIPYFIGGLVNFKRILYIRAQEQMFPGWGASALARLAHRVTAPLVWANWRGLESLLKAQLKLKQCKMVPKERIEDGVNCSVPIATPGFYPMVADGRIKAVFGTFDHYEGNTIVTSGGERIQADIAVLAIGYKLGVPFLPESYQSKLVDADGQYRLYRLIANPDLPDMGFVGFNSSFCTVLCADLAANWLVRYADRQLANQPTAQQMHDNIEMMLRFKRVERPAAGVYGGLCVAPYHYRHFDELIADIGAKKQKRNGLAERFLPPDADAYAKFLASAPDYRAAAA; translated from the coding sequence ATGGTCAGCCCCAAGCATGTCTGCGTGATCGGCGCCGGCGTCTCCGGCCTCGCCGCCGCAAAAGCCTTCTCCACCCGCGGTCACAAGGTCACCATCACCGAGCGTAGCGCCGACCTCGGCGGCGTCTGGGAGCCGGCACGCTCCTATCCGGAGGTGCAGACGCAAAGTCCGAAGGATCTCTATCGCTACACCGACCGCGCCATGCCGGAGGCCTATCCGGAATGGCCCACGGGACCGCAGGTGCACGCCTATCTCAACGACTACGCCAAAAGCTTCGGTCTCAACCGCATGCTGCGCCTCAACACGAAGGTCGCAGGCATGGAGCGGCGCGTCGACGGCAAGCCCGGCTGGACGCTCGCGCTATCGGACCAGATCGGCGCAACGACGAAGGAGAATTTCGATTTCGTTGCCGTCTGCACCGGTCAGTTCAACGAACCGCGCGAGCTGCGCTGTCCAGGTGAAGAGACGTTCAAGGCGCAGGGCGGCCAGATCCTGCATTCCTCCAAATACAACGATCCCTCGATCGCGAAGGGCCGCCGCGTCGTGGTGCTCGGCGGTTCGAAATCGGCGACAGACATCGCGGTGAACGCGGTGAAAGCCGGCGCGCGCGAGGTCACGATCGTGTTTCGCGAGCCAGTGTGGCGCATCCCCTATTTCATCGGCGGGCTCGTGAACTTCAAGCGTATCCTCTACATCCGCGCCCAGGAGCAGATGTTTCCGGGCTGGGGCGCAAGCGCGCTGGCGCGCCTCGCGCATCGCGTCACGGCGCCCTTGGTGTGGGCGAACTGGCGCGGGCTGGAGAGCCTGCTCAAGGCGCAGCTCAAGCTGAAGCAATGCAAGATGGTGCCGAAGGAGCGCATCGAGGACGGCGTCAACTGCTCGGTGCCGATTGCAACACCGGGCTTTTACCCGATGGTCGCGGACGGACGCATCAAGGCCGTGTTCGGTACCTTCGATCACTACGAGGGCAATACCATCGTGACGAGCGGCGGCGAGCGCATTCAGGCCGATATCGCCGTGCTCGCGATCGGCTATAAGCTCGGCGTGCCGTTCCTGCCTGAGTCCTATCAGTCAAAGCTGGTCGACGCCGACGGCCAATACCGGCTCTATCGCCTGATCGCCAATCCTGATTTGCCCGACATGGGTTTTGTCGGCTTCAACTCATCGTTCTGCACCGTGCTCTGCGCCGATCTTGCCGCCAACTGGCTGGTGCGCTACGCCGACAGGCAGCTCGCGAACCAGCCGACGGCGCAACAGATGCACGACAACATCGAGATGATGCTGCGCTTCAAGCGCGTCGAGCGCCCGGCAGCCGGGGTCTATGGCGGGCTGTGCGTGGCGCCCTACCACTATCGGCATTTCGACGAGCTGATCGCCGATATCGGCGCGAAGAAGCAGAAGCGGAACGGGCTTGCAGAGCGCTTCCTGCCGCCGGATGCGGATGCCTATGCGAAATTTTTGGCGTCGGCGCCGGACTATCGCGCAGCGGCGGCTTGA
- a CDS encoding cupin domain-containing protein: MTALEKGITASGTGFGGKSWNILGQLYFPKAICGSTFAFETNSEPGQFVPVHIHPTQDEFILVQEGVLDLKLDGQWVRAKAGDLVRMPRGIPHGYFNKSDKPTRALFWVSPTQKLEALFNMLHNLTDPAEVVRISAQHEVDFLPPEAND, encoded by the coding sequence ATGACTGCACTCGAAAAAGGCATTACTGCAAGCGGCACGGGTTTTGGCGGCAAGAGTTGGAACATCTTGGGGCAGCTCTATTTCCCCAAGGCCATCTGCGGCTCCACGTTCGCATTCGAGACCAACAGCGAGCCGGGCCAGTTCGTACCGGTGCACATCCATCCCACCCAGGACGAGTTCATCCTGGTGCAGGAGGGCGTGCTCGATCTCAAGCTCGACGGCCAATGGGTGAGGGCGAAAGCCGGCGACCTCGTGCGCATGCCGCGCGGCATCCCGCACGGCTATTTCAACAAGTCCGACAAGCCGACGCGCGCGCTGTTCTGGGTCTCGCCGACGCAGAAGCTGGAAGCGTTGTTCAACATGCTGCACAACCTGACCGACCCCGCCGAGGTGGTGCGCATCTCGGCACAGCACGAGGTGGACTTCTTGCCGCCCGAGGCCAACGACTAG
- a CDS encoding AraC family transcriptional regulator, producing MSAAELEMGASRSGAERLAAFARVATADVDEAADQIGRIFCPHQLQPLQARAPGFYARHNCAAFDGFSINFVAYGGSVTIDPGYLERFFLVQIPLQGSSRIRAGARDLETFPGSTASLLSPTMPIQMVWEDCAQLILLLDRRLVEQRAAALSGRAAGMVEFDPAIDLNAEAARGLWARLGELMTLAERLGPAGRLSAIAIANWRETLLDLLLNGQQHGLSDAIRTFSGQAERLPRALRVARDCLAAKATEPLDLAGLACASGIGIRALQLGFRRHFGLSISEMLLDMRLAALNARLSQVAPDSSITDIAFDLGFTHLSRMAGAYREKFGETPSATLRRRLS from the coding sequence ATGTCCGCAGCCGAGCTGGAAATGGGCGCGTCCCGGTCCGGAGCCGAAAGGCTCGCGGCCTTTGCCCGCGTTGCGACCGCCGACGTCGACGAAGCGGCCGACCAGATCGGACGCATCTTCTGCCCGCATCAACTGCAGCCACTTCAGGCAAGGGCGCCCGGCTTCTATGCCCGGCACAACTGCGCGGCCTTTGACGGTTTTTCCATCAACTTCGTCGCCTATGGCGGTTCGGTCACGATCGACCCCGGGTACCTCGAGCGCTTCTTCCTCGTGCAGATTCCGCTTCAAGGATCGTCGCGTATTCGTGCCGGTGCGCGCGATCTCGAGACCTTCCCCGGCTCGACCGCGTCGCTCCTGTCGCCGACGATGCCGATCCAGATGGTGTGGGAGGATTGCGCGCAACTCATCCTGTTGCTCGACCGTCGCCTGGTCGAGCAGCGTGCCGCCGCGCTGTCGGGGCGTGCTGCCGGCATGGTGGAGTTCGATCCGGCGATCGATCTCAATGCCGAGGCAGCGCGTGGCCTCTGGGCCAGGCTTGGCGAGCTGATGACGCTTGCCGAACGCCTGGGGCCGGCCGGCAGGCTTTCGGCAATCGCCATCGCCAACTGGCGCGAGACGCTGCTCGATCTTCTCCTCAATGGCCAGCAACACGGCCTGTCCGACGCCATCCGCACATTTTCAGGGCAGGCCGAACGGCTGCCGCGCGCGCTCCGCGTTGCGCGCGATTGCCTTGCGGCCAAGGCGACCGAGCCCCTCGACCTCGCGGGGCTCGCTTGTGCCTCCGGCATCGGCATCCGCGCGCTTCAGCTCGGCTTCCGCCGGCATTTCGGCCTGTCGATTTCCGAGATGCTGCTCGACATGCGCCTTGCCGCTCTCAACGCGCGGCTGTCGCAGGTCGCCCCGGACTCGTCGATCACCGACATCGCTTTCGATCTCGGCTTCACGCATCTGAGCCGCATGGCAGGGGCGTATCGCGAGAAATTCGGCGAGACGCCCTCGGCGACACTCAGGCGCCGGCTGAGCTGA
- a CDS encoding tautomerase family protein yields the protein MPLIHISLRKGKPDAYRQAIFDSLYRAMREALGVPEDDQFMTITEHEPTNFRYGAACFGIPRSDDVVYIQITVFNTRTAEQKKALFRRTAELLGESPGIAAENVFVNVLEAAKENWSVGHGLAQFA from the coding sequence GTGCCGCTCATTCATATTTCGCTGCGCAAGGGAAAGCCGGACGCCTACCGGCAGGCGATCTTCGACAGCCTTTACCGCGCGATGCGCGAAGCGCTCGGCGTGCCCGAGGACGACCAGTTCATGACCATCACGGAGCATGAGCCGACGAATTTCCGGTACGGCGCTGCCTGCTTTGGCATCCCCCGCAGCGACGATGTCGTCTACATACAGATCACCGTGTTCAACACCCGCACGGCGGAGCAGAAGAAGGCGCTGTTCAGGCGGACCGCCGAGTTGCTCGGTGAAAGCCCCGGCATTGCTGCGGAGAACGTGTTCGTGAACGTGCTCGAGGCGGCGAAGGAAAATTGGTCCGTTGGCCACGGCCTCGCGCAATTCGCGTGA
- a CDS encoding TetR/AcrR family transcriptional regulator — protein sequence MRPREFDHDDLLRVAFDQFWRKGVRGTSLSDIARDAGVQRGSLYNAFGSKEALFLAAYRRYAGDYLSSIQKVLGSGPLRKRLTAFFDLTIKNFRSGSPPRGCPTTRGLMELASDEGEGLDEDARRAFAELVFRITGLVQDALSAGAVRGEFNGAPEAAALHIVTVTRGLAVLERAFGDEAQLRKIAAHTVDLVLNERRR from the coding sequence ATGAGGCCGCGCGAGTTCGATCACGACGACCTGCTGCGCGTCGCATTTGATCAATTCTGGCGAAAGGGGGTGCGTGGAACGTCGCTCTCGGACATCGCGCGCGATGCAGGTGTCCAGCGCGGCAGCCTCTACAACGCCTTCGGCAGCAAGGAGGCGCTGTTTCTCGCAGCCTATCGTCGCTATGCTGGCGACTATCTCTCTTCCATTCAGAAGGTGCTCGGCTCGGGACCTCTGCGAAAGCGCCTGACCGCGTTTTTCGATCTGACGATCAAGAACTTCCGGTCCGGCTCGCCGCCCCGGGGATGTCCGACCACGCGGGGGCTGATGGAGCTCGCATCGGACGAAGGCGAAGGGCTGGACGAGGATGCGCGGCGGGCATTTGCGGAGCTGGTGTTCCGCATCACCGGTCTCGTTCAGGACGCCTTGTCGGCGGGCGCTGTCCGAGGTGAGTTCAACGGAGCCCCCGAGGCTGCGGCATTACACATCGTGACCGTGACGCGCGGACTGGCGGTGCTCGAACGCGCCTTCGGTGACGAGGCCCAGCTCCGCAAGATTGCCGCGCACACGGTCGATCTCGTTCTCAACGAGAGGCGCCGCTAG
- a CDS encoding ATP-binding protein, producing the protein MTVAIEMGHTTAGAPATLDLEELLATRLLVQGNSGSGKSHLLRRLLEQSAPWVQQAILDPEGDFVTLAEQFGHLVIEAEDHTERGLQVAGERARIHRVSTVLNLEGLDAENQMRRAAAFLGGLFEIERDHWYPMLVVVDEAQLFAPAVAGEVSDEARKLSLGAMTNLMCRGRKRGLAGVIATQRLAKLAKNVAAEASNFLMGRTFLDIDMARAADLLGMERRQADAFRDLERGQFMALGPALSRRPLGLRIGATETKPRNATPRLLPLPEATLEDARAIILAAPPSEANRPQRRPAPDLLGQLMAAKSAAPEIRPEPVEQQPSAEVLAERRERLDRILRAILAEPDAGFRAIGVLYQEFVVRCRIEGLGSAAPDLSEFRRMLARARAGLATDMAEDDAWQDVSLRASILPEDMQGVFMMIARAAKEGWPCPGDAAIARAYGSHSLRRAQRLLTYIEEQGLIVCQLDGTGRRIVTLVELAWATAPGDPNADELPAEQVCSSASL; encoded by the coding sequence ATGACCGTTGCGATCGAGATGGGGCACACCACGGCAGGCGCCCCGGCGACCCTGGACCTCGAGGAACTGCTGGCGACTCGCCTTCTGGTGCAGGGCAATTCGGGCTCCGGCAAGTCCCATCTCTTGCGCCGGCTCCTGGAGCAGAGCGCGCCCTGGGTGCAGCAGGCGATTCTCGATCCCGAGGGCGACTTCGTCACGCTGGCCGAGCAGTTCGGCCACCTCGTGATCGAGGCAGAGGATCACACCGAGCGGGGCCTCCAGGTCGCCGGCGAGCGCGCACGCATCCATCGCGTCTCCACCGTGCTCAATCTCGAGGGATTGGACGCGGAGAATCAGATGCGCCGTGCGGCCGCCTTCCTCGGCGGGCTGTTCGAGATCGAGCGCGACCACTGGTACCCGATGCTTGTGGTGGTGGATGAGGCGCAACTTTTCGCGCCGGCGGTCGCAGGCGAAGTCTCGGACGAGGCGCGAAAGCTCTCGCTCGGCGCCATGACCAACCTGATGTGCCGCGGCCGCAAGCGCGGCCTTGCCGGCGTCATCGCAACCCAGCGGCTGGCAAAGCTCGCCAAGAACGTCGCGGCCGAAGCCTCCAATTTCCTGATGGGCCGCACCTTCCTCGACATCGACATGGCGCGCGCCGCCGATCTGCTCGGCATGGAGCGGCGACAGGCCGACGCGTTCCGCGACCTGGAGCGTGGGCAGTTCATGGCGCTCGGCCCGGCACTCTCCCGCCGTCCCCTCGGCCTGCGCATCGGCGCGACCGAGACGAAGCCCCGCAACGCGACCCCGCGTCTTCTGCCGCTGCCGGAAGCGACGTTGGAGGACGCGCGCGCCATCATCCTCGCCGCCCCGCCGTCCGAGGCGAACAGGCCACAGCGCCGGCCGGCGCCGGACCTGCTCGGCCAGCTCATGGCGGCAAAGTCGGCGGCGCCCGAGATCCGTCCTGAACCGGTGGAGCAGCAGCCGAGCGCGGAGGTGCTCGCGGAGCGGCGCGAGCGCCTGGACCGCATCCTGCGCGCCATTCTGGCCGAGCCCGATGCCGGCTTCCGCGCGATCGGCGTGCTCTATCAGGAGTTCGTGGTCCGCTGCCGCATCGAAGGTCTCGGTTCGGCCGCGCCGGACTTGAGTGAATTCCGCCGTATGCTGGCGCGTGCCCGCGCCGGCCTTGCGACCGATATGGCGGAGGACGACGCCTGGCAGGACGTGTCGCTCCGCGCCTCGATCCTGCCGGAGGACATGCAGGGCGTCTTCATGATGATCGCCCGCGCCGCCAAGGAGGGCTGGCCGTGCCCGGGCGATGCCGCAATCGCCCGCGCCTATGGCTCGCACTCGCTGCGCCGTGCACAGCGTCTTCTCACCTACATCGAGGAGCAGGGCCTGATCGTCTGCCAGCTCGACGGCACCGGGCGGAGAATCGTGACGCTGGTCGAACTCGCCTGGGCGACCGCACCGGGCGACCCCAACGCCGACGAGCTGCCCGCCGAGCAGGTTTGCAGCAGCGCGTCGCTGTGA
- a CDS encoding HlyD family secretion protein → MRVTAPFAGQLSPDLPRKGEYFPRTRSVPLVDARSPDRRHLMDLDQQLAVSTKRAELARRQLEEIAELDRKLGERSEDYRLGAVARLSHEIGETEAERGGCLAEARQRNEVAGRMDRLVKLGISSQIRSAEAQASQEATVTRCQMADERLQRLKTELGAAEKGLYLRGDANDVPYSQQQRERLVLRRQELETDLLQNSSRSAQLAAEIAEERARLARLDHYDLSLPAAHVVWSVAASPGSMVTEGQPVLDFADCGRRFIVVELPERDFEKIKAGDAATVRLIGSQEWKTGQVRQVRGSAAYADDRLLAARVPRPDPGNITVEISLPADETPADRSGSCDIGRLAEVRFERRANGLLRLVSSRLRWLTARLELDQSFL, encoded by the coding sequence ATGCGAGTGACCGCACCGTTTGCAGGCCAGCTCTCGCCTGATCTTCCGCGCAAGGGTGAGTATTTTCCGCGCACGCGATCGGTGCCGCTGGTCGATGCGCGCTCGCCGGATCGCCGGCACCTGATGGACCTCGATCAGCAGCTTGCCGTGTCCACCAAACGTGCCGAGCTCGCGCGTCGGCAGCTGGAGGAAATCGCCGAGCTCGATCGCAAGCTCGGCGAGCGCAGCGAGGACTATCGTTTGGGGGCGGTAGCACGCCTTAGCCACGAGATCGGAGAAACAGAGGCTGAAAGAGGCGGCTGTCTCGCCGAAGCGCGGCAGCGGAACGAGGTCGCCGGCCGGATGGACAGGCTTGTCAAGCTCGGCATCAGTTCGCAGATACGCTCCGCCGAGGCTCAGGCCTCGCAGGAGGCAACCGTGACGCGGTGCCAGATGGCCGATGAACGCCTGCAGCGGCTGAAGACTGAACTTGGGGCGGCCGAGAAGGGCCTTTATCTTCGTGGCGATGCCAATGACGTTCCCTATTCTCAACAGCAGCGCGAGCGGCTCGTTCTCCGCCGTCAGGAGCTCGAGACGGACCTGTTGCAAAACAGCTCGCGTTCCGCGCAGCTGGCTGCCGAAATCGCCGAGGAGCGCGCCCGACTTGCTCGTCTCGATCACTACGATCTGTCCCTGCCGGCAGCTCACGTGGTCTGGTCGGTTGCGGCCAGCCCTGGCTCGATGGTCACGGAAGGGCAACCGGTCCTCGATTTTGCGGATTGCGGACGCCGATTCATCGTCGTCGAACTGCCCGAGCGCGATTTCGAGAAGATCAAGGCTGGAGATGCGGCCACCGTCCGCCTGATTGGCAGCCAAGAGTGGAAGACCGGTCAGGTCCGGCAAGTCCGCGGATCGGCGGCGTACGCTGATGATCGGCTGCTCGCGGCTCGGGTGCCGCGGCCCGATCCGGGGAATATCACCGTTGAGATATCGCTTCCGGCTGATGAGACGCCGGCCGACCGCAGCGGCTCCTGCGATATCGGACGGTTAGCTGAGGTGCGCTTCGAGCGCAGAGCCAATGGCCTGCTTCGATTGGTGAGCTCGAGGTTGCGATGGCTGACCGCTCGCCTGGAACTCGACCAGTCATTCCTGTGA
- a CDS encoding glycosyltransferase family 2 protein, producing the protein MLEKTITGALCLDYPNFHVWVLDDGRRPWLKELCEQKGAGYLTRADNVNAKAGNINHALTMISGEFFAIFDADFVPQRNFLMRTIGFFADQKIGIVQIPHTFYNEDPMQANLGLHRGLPDEQRFFFDSIMPARDGWDGAFCCGSNSVTRRAALRVVGDALPTQSITEDILLTLVLLRKGYITRYLREPLAIGLAPESLGAFFVQRQRWARGAIQTLFLAAGPLGPGLGLMHRLLFFPTHWLSLGLRAIMVVVVPIVFMWTGLSPVVDVTPESVFFYLFPAILALNGGISWFAPHEHFPLAAQVSATIQSFKILPTVLGTLVKPKGHAFRVTPKGAAARCASYAAEIFWPSAALMALTVIGLVVNTIPEWRIIDHPVALPMVAFWSVVNIVVLFFVCMTSLQARMGRTEERFDLDESVLIQTETGERLSGRMSNVSLSGAGVRLDFGIDGPRPGEPLRVHVAQVGWIDAMVAQQRGQLVGIRFHLPPSLERDLLIRKLFTGARPRRNGVVACSVNRAMLKNIWLMATPSPDVVINRTKAASFAPAERLPAETLVIRPQPPTSDLAHLARVRSRHPTSLAELHLGQVVGTALEASN; encoded by the coding sequence GTGCTGGAAAAGACGATCACGGGCGCACTGTGCTTGGACTATCCAAACTTCCATGTCTGGGTCTTGGATGATGGTCGCAGGCCCTGGCTCAAGGAGCTCTGCGAGCAAAAGGGTGCCGGTTATCTCACGCGCGCCGACAACGTGAATGCCAAGGCCGGCAATATCAATCATGCGCTGACGATGATCAGCGGCGAGTTCTTCGCGATCTTTGACGCGGACTTCGTGCCGCAGCGCAATTTCCTGATGCGCACAATCGGCTTCTTCGCCGATCAGAAGATCGGAATCGTTCAGATCCCGCATACCTTCTACAATGAGGACCCGATGCAGGCGAACCTCGGCCTGCACAGGGGCCTGCCGGACGAACAACGATTCTTCTTCGATTCCATCATGCCCGCGCGGGACGGATGGGATGGGGCCTTTTGTTGTGGTTCCAACTCCGTCACACGTCGTGCAGCACTCCGCGTGGTGGGGGATGCCCTGCCGACCCAGTCCATCACCGAAGACATCCTGCTGACGCTGGTGCTGCTCCGTAAGGGGTACATCACCCGCTATCTTCGCGAACCGCTGGCAATTGGACTGGCGCCGGAAAGCCTCGGCGCGTTTTTCGTGCAGCGGCAACGCTGGGCGCGCGGCGCGATCCAGACTCTGTTTCTCGCCGCCGGCCCGCTCGGCCCCGGACTGGGCTTGATGCATCGGCTCCTGTTCTTTCCGACCCATTGGCTCTCGTTGGGTTTGCGGGCGATCATGGTCGTGGTGGTTCCGATCGTGTTCATGTGGACCGGCCTGTCGCCTGTCGTCGACGTCACCCCCGAGTCGGTCTTCTTTTACTTGTTCCCCGCAATCTTGGCGCTTAACGGCGGCATATCCTGGTTTGCACCGCACGAGCATTTTCCGCTCGCCGCTCAGGTGTCGGCGACGATCCAGAGCTTTAAAATTCTGCCGACGGTGCTCGGGACTCTCGTCAAGCCGAAGGGACATGCGTTTAGAGTGACGCCCAAGGGGGCTGCCGCGCGGTGCGCAAGCTACGCCGCGGAGATATTCTGGCCCTCGGCCGCGCTGATGGCATTGACGGTTATCGGTCTTGTCGTGAACACGATCCCGGAATGGCGGATTATCGATCATCCTGTCGCTTTACCGATGGTCGCGTTCTGGTCGGTCGTGAACATCGTCGTGCTTTTCTTCGTCTGCATGACCTCGCTGCAGGCGCGGATGGGGCGCACCGAGGAGCGTTTCGATCTCGACGAATCCGTCTTGATCCAGACCGAGACCGGCGAGCGGCTGTCTGGACGGATGAGCAACGTCTCCCTCTCTGGCGCTGGCGTTCGGCTCGACTTCGGCATTGACGGTCCACGCCCCGGAGAACCGCTGCGCGTGCACGTTGCGCAGGTCGGTTGGATCGACGCGATGGTGGCGCAACAACGAGGCCAGCTTGTCGGGATAAGGTTCCATTTGCCGCCGTCGCTTGAACGAGACCTTCTGATTCGCAAGCTCTTCACCGGCGCCCGTCCGAGGCGGAACGGTGTCGTCGCGTGCTCGGTGAACAGGGCGATGCTCAAGAACATCTGGTTAATGGCCACGCCGTCGCCGGACGTCGTCATAAACCGCACGAAAGCCGCGTCGTTTGCTCCGGCTGAGCGCCTTCCGGCAGAGACTTTGGTCATTCGGCCTCAACCACCGACCAGCGATTTGGCGCATCTTGCCCGAGTTCGAAGCCGGCATCCGACAAGTCTCGCTGAACTTCACCTTGGCCAAGTGGTCGGCACTGCGCTCGAGGCATCAAATTGA
- the phaZ gene encoding polyhydroxyalkanoate depolymerase, with the protein MMSMYYQAFQNHMDLTEPWRAGASSALKYLNLVPQGMSHALVGRLSAALELISRSTISYDRPAYGIDSAMVGNREVGVREEIAYATPFGSLLHFKKDDGPEQPRMLLVAPMSGHFATLLRGTVKTLLQDHDVYITDWHNPRDIPRSEGRFGLDDYTEHLIDFLAQLGPRPHMVAICQPSVSALAAAAIMCEDNHPSRPATLTLMAGPIDTRVAPTKVNEFAKSKPITWFERNLINYVPVQCRGAFRKVYPGFVQLTAFVSMNLERHIKQHLDLANHIAKGEKEKAATIKTFYDEYFAVMDLPAEFYIETVRDVFQEHLLPLGKMTHRGRPVNPKAVSRMGLMTVEGEKDDICSIGQTLAAQDLCTGVRAYRRAHHMQAGVGHYGVFSGKRWNSEIYPLLRDFVHVNS; encoded by the coding sequence ATGATGTCGATGTACTATCAGGCATTTCAGAACCACATGGATCTGACGGAGCCATGGCGGGCGGGGGCTTCGTCTGCCCTCAAATACCTCAATCTGGTGCCCCAGGGGATGTCGCACGCCCTCGTCGGCCGGCTGTCGGCTGCGCTGGAGCTGATCTCGCGCTCCACCATCAGCTATGACCGCCCGGCCTACGGCATCGACAGTGCGATGGTGGGAAATCGCGAGGTCGGCGTTCGGGAGGAGATCGCGTACGCCACACCCTTCGGCTCGCTGCTGCATTTCAAAAAGGACGATGGGCCCGAGCAGCCGCGCATGCTGTTGGTGGCGCCGATGTCAGGCCATTTCGCCACGCTCCTGCGCGGCACCGTGAAGACGCTGCTCCAGGACCACGACGTCTACATCACCGACTGGCACAATCCGCGCGACATTCCACGCAGCGAAGGCCGCTTTGGCCTCGACGACTATACCGAGCACCTCATCGACTTCCTCGCTCAGCTCGGACCGCGCCCTCATATGGTCGCGATCTGCCAGCCCTCGGTGTCCGCCCTCGCGGCCGCCGCGATCATGTGCGAGGACAATCATCCGTCGCGGCCAGCGACGCTGACGCTGATGGCCGGACCGATCGATACGCGCGTAGCGCCGACCAAGGTGAACGAGTTCGCCAAGAGCAAGCCGATCACCTGGTTCGAGCGCAATCTGATCAACTACGTGCCGGTCCAGTGTCGCGGCGCGTTCCGCAAAGTCTATCCGGGCTTCGTGCAGCTCACGGCCTTCGTCTCGATGAATCTCGAGCGCCACATCAAGCAGCATCTCGACCTCGCCAATCACATCGCCAAGGGCGAGAAGGAGAAGGCGGCGACCATCAAGACCTTCTACGACGAATATTTCGCGGTGATGGACCTGCCCGCAGAGTTCTACATCGAGACCGTGCGCGACGTCTTCCAGGAGCATCTCCTGCCGCTCGGCAAGATGACCCACCGCGGGCGCCCGGTGAACCCGAAGGCGGTCAGCCGCATGGGCCTGATGACGGTCGAGGGCGAGAAGGACGACATCTGCTCAATCGGCCAGACGCTCGCAGCGCAAGATCTCTGCACCGGCGTACGCGCCTACCGCCGCGCCCATCACATGCAGGCCGGCGTCGGCCATTACGGCGTGTTCTCGGGCAAGCGCTGGAATAGCGAGATCTATCCGCTCTTGCGGGATTTCGTGCACGTGAATTCGTGA
- a CDS encoding glutathione S-transferase family protein, whose translation MAKATLTISSKNYSSWSLRGWLLTKFSGLDFEEIVTAPDDPSARAEILLLSSSILVPCLRHEGATIWDTLSIGEYLNEVMPEAGLLPADRIQRAHCRSICGEIHSGFTTLRASLPVNLKGHFPGFKIWSRAQADIDRVWAIWRDCLQKSGGPFLFGEKRTIADAMYAPVVTRFVTYDVKLEPQLKAYADTIMGMDEMAEWIEAAKAEPAEIEELEVEY comes from the coding sequence ATGGCGAAAGCGACACTCACCATCAGCAGCAAGAACTACTCGTCCTGGTCGCTGCGTGGCTGGCTTTTGACGAAGTTCTCAGGGCTCGATTTCGAGGAGATCGTCACCGCGCCGGATGACCCGTCCGCGCGCGCCGAGATCCTGCTGCTGTCCTCATCGATCCTGGTGCCGTGCCTGCGGCACGAGGGCGCCACCATCTGGGACACCCTGTCGATCGGCGAGTATCTCAATGAGGTGATGCCGGAGGCGGGACTGCTGCCGGCCGACCGCATCCAGCGCGCCCATTGCCGCTCGATCTGCGGTGAAATCCATTCCGGCTTTACCACGCTGCGCGCCTCGCTGCCCGTGAACCTCAAGGGCCATTTTCCCGGCTTCAAGATCTGGTCGCGCGCGCAGGCCGACATCGACCGCGTCTGGGCGATCTGGCGCGACTGCCTGCAAAAGTCCGGCGGTCCGTTCCTGTTCGGCGAGAAGCGCACCATAGCGGATGCGATGTACGCGCCCGTCGTGACGCGCTTTGTAACCTATGACGTCAAGCTCGAGCCGCAGCTCAAGGCCTATGCCGATACCATCATGGGCATGGACGAGATGGCCGAATGGATCGAAGCCGCCAAGGCGGAGCCGGCGGAGATAGAGGAACTCGAGGTCGAATATTAG